TAGATGCCTCCTTTCTTGCAAACTTTTTTGAATTTTGGCGGGCGCAGCCCACCCTACTTACTATTTAAACTGACGAGACAAATTGCTCTATAGAGTCAACCTTCTTGATAAGATCTTCAGGGCTTTTGTGTTTCTGAATATCTTTTTTGAGTTCCTCTAAACGGTACTCAATGTCCAGTTTTATCTTCTCCTCCAGAAATGAACGTCTGAATTCCTCGGAAGAAACCTGCTTTTTAAAATATTTCTCTGCAATATTCATTTTGCACCTCGCCATAATTCCCTGATAGATTTTGCCTTCTCAATTTCATTTTTAGGTGTTTTTTGCTCTTTCTTCACAAATCCATGCGTGAAGATGATTTGCTTCTCTGCTTCATAAAAATAAAAACTTCGCGAAATTCTGTTTTCAAAACTCACCCTTAGTTCAAAGATACCGTCTTCCAGATG
This region of Deltaproteobacteria bacterium genomic DNA includes:
- a CDS encoding type II toxin-antitoxin system RelE/ParE family toxin; its protein translation is MKFTYDFAEVNGKVAMLDFLDSLSIKERAKIFAYIEKLVELKNSGIQPKEKLSKHLEDGIFELRVSFENRISRSFYFYEAEKQIIFTHGFVKKEQKTPKNEIEKAKSIRELWRGAK